In the Bos indicus x Bos taurus breed Angus x Brahman F1 hybrid chromosome 20, Bos_hybrid_MaternalHap_v2.0, whole genome shotgun sequence genome, one interval contains:
- the LOC113879057 gene encoding sperm mitochondrial-associated cysteine-rich protein-like translates to MPCCAPVCPVMPQHALLCTAMPQCALLCLSVPCYALAHPAVPCYAPACPAMPQSALLCPSTPCCALLFPSVPCCALLCPSVPCYAPECLAMSQHALLCPAIPQHALLCPAMPQHALLCPSTP, encoded by the coding sequence ATGCCCTGCTGTGCCCCAGTGTGCCCTGTTATGCCCCAGCACGCCCTGCTGTGCACTGCTATGCCCCAGTGTGCTCTGCTATGCCTCAGCGTGCCCTGCTATGCCCTAGCACACCCTGCTGTGCCCTGCTATGCCCCAGCGTGCCCTGCTATGCCCCAGAGTGCCTTGCTATGTCCCAGCACGCCCTGCTGTGCCCTGCTATTCCCCAGCGTGCCCTGCTGTGCCCTGCTATGCCCCAGCGTGCCCTGCTATGCCCCAGAGTGCCTTGCTATGTCCCAGCACGCCCTGCTGTGCCCTGCTATTCCCCAGCATGCCCTGCTGTGCCCTGCTATGCCCCAGCATGCCCTGTTATGCCCCAGCACACCCTGA